From the genome of Tripterygium wilfordii isolate XIE 37 chromosome 6, ASM1340144v1, whole genome shotgun sequence:
TTAGTAGTTGGAACATTGCTAGTGCTGTGTCATGATATTCATTTGGATGAATACTGAATAAGCTATTTCTCATCTTGTCCATTAGAACTTTACTTAAAACAAACCATAATTGCCTTGGTGCTTGTCgagtaataataattaaatcttgaGATCCATCTTCCCATCCGCTTATGCTTTTGGGAGACTCTGGGAAGTGCTAAGTCCAGTGTTCAAAATTTTGCACGCGCCtattaaaatataaatgttTCACATATTGGGCATCCCAAATTAAGGGGTAAGTCTGGCCCAGCTCTGAGGGGAGTTGTTGAtacaataataattaataaactatTGTAAGATTCTCTTGGGGTATATAGGGTGTTTCAACTATGCTTGATGCTGACATTAAATAAATACCTCTAACAATAGTTCAGGTCCTTCAGGATACATAATGAGGTTGCAGCCCCCCATTTGTTCCTTGCGCCATGCAAACAAGTTTTCTCTTCTAATTCATTAGGGTTTGAAATCAAGTTACATTTTTTGATGCAGAATCATCTGAACCTCCCCTTCCTggtcttttcttccttttgatgTTATATTGCTTTAAAAAACTGTCACCGTTTTTCCTCTTATTTACAGTTGGTTTTGAGATGTGGCATCTTGAGTTAATTACAGGATTAGTTGTACTAATTTCATCCTCCCGGTACCTGCTATTGAGAACATGGCCGGATTTTGCTGAATCTACTGAGGCAGCCAATCAACAGGTACCTCTATTTGTTGTCATGCTTGTGTCTGTAGAAGACTTAGTAAAGCTTGTAATGTGTGTTCTCTCATCTCGACCAATAATCAAATAACAGAAATATTTGATGAATGGCTGTTGAAATTGTGTACAAAGTCTTTAGACTCATTTGTAATTCATTTAGAAGATAAGTTTTACTAATTTAAACCTGCTTCACATCAGATGCATGTTGGCCATCCATGTAGTACAATCCTCTGCCTTCATTTTTTTGACCCATTGTTGTTACGTGCAGGTCCTTACGTCACTTCAACCTCTAGATTACATTGTTGTTGCATTTTTGCCTGGGGTTGGTGAGGTGAGCAAGGAGAATGATTCTGTTTTCAGTTTAAGTCCATCCCAAACAAAGCATTAATTAATCATctgtcttttcttcttttgttttatttatcaaAGTAACATCTCAATATAGTAAACATTAGTGCATTGGCTGCCCAGGAACTCCTTTTTCGTGGTGCCCTGCTTCCACTTTTTGGTATTAATATTGTGAGCATCGCGGTTGTTGCTGCCATTTTCGGTGCTCTACACTTGGGCAGTGGTCGAAAGTATTCTTTCGCAATCTGGTACTCACCATCTTGAATTTATTTAACTTACTGCATTTTCCTTTTTATAGTAGTGACATCACTTAGATCCTACGGCATATCATTTGTCCCTTTTCTGAGCATAAGATATTCCATGGTATCATGTTCAACTTTATTGTGTGATCAAAGCTTAACTAATCATTTCCCAATCTTggatttcattaaaaaaactgTAATTTGCATATAAAAAATGTTTAGTTGTGGAACTGCCGAACTGGTAAATCACTTCTCTTATGACTGCTGTTTTTTACATGACTTATCTCAGGGCAACATTCGTTGGGTTTGTCTATGGATATTCGACAGTGTTATCCTCAAGTATTGTTGTGCCAATGGCTTCTCATGTGTTAAACAATCTTGTTGGTGGCATCTTATGGCGCTACTCATTGAAGTCTAATCAAGTAGATGTCAAATGATCTTTATGTGCCCAACTCACTCTGTAATTTTTACTCGACAGTGGAAAGAACAACCGAATTATATACATGCACTAGAAATATATGTTACCAATTTCTGCGTATAGCACCTGCTTAATTCCTTGTGCAAGTGTTCGACGTCTGTTTTGGTCTGATAATGAAAATGGAATTTGTTATGATTCTTGTATGTTAATATGGTAGAGCATTCTCTCGACTCTTTCCTGAATTTCATTGCTCTTTATGCTAAAATAGTTTTTCCAATTGACAATTTTAGTTGGCATTTTCTGGTTAGTGTTTTCTCATTCCAAACTAGGGCCAGGCTGTCCAGCCCTTAAATTTTATGACATTTGCGGACCCTAGCATTTGTAGCAAGTTTCTGTGTGCCTTGCAGCAAGATGATTGTGATTCTTCAAGGATGATCAGATTAGCTAGTTGCTCGACAAACCTGTACTTCAGTTCTATCTCCGTTGATTGTGTACTCTCCATGAGATGTACGTCTTGCCTTCTTTGATTTTGATGGACTCTGTTGGATAGTTTGCAAGATGCTGGCTGACCTTGAACTGCAGACTGACTTATGCGATCTGTAAGAAAAAGATTGGTTCCGATGACTGGATATGGATACAGGTATAGGAAGGCTTAGTACATAAATGCAGTTCATCAACTCTTGGAGACAAGGtatgatatatataaatatacaagtATGTATGTATTATGGAATATGTTATTATTATAGGTATAgatttgatcatatttttgGCTTCATGCATAATTACAGTTGATATAGTTTGATCACTTGATGCATTTCTTCTCTTTAAATTTCATacataaatttacataaatatGAAACTCATTCAAATCTTTATTTTAGATCCCGTATTTAATTGATAAATTATCCTCCTTTCTATTTATAGATTTATCATCACTGTCCATCTTGTTTATAAGGAAAATGCTTGAGACACCCCATTAATGTGGAGTATTGAATGTTAAGTGGGCCCTACtcgtgtgtttataatcaatggttattttaatgccacatagatttggtgGTCTTTTGGGGGTTCACATTTTGGGATGTAGCATTGCTCTACTTATAATTTACATCCTTCCTTTTATATGTAGATTATATATTATACAAAGTTTCTTACCATATCATTGCTGCTTCACTTGTTTCAAGTTTGAACAggccctatatatatatgtacatagaAAAATCTTGAGAGGGCTCAAACACAATAAAGATACCCTTCTTGAATCATAAGAGTGACTGAGTGAGTACTAATTCGATTACCAAAATGAAGGCATCGTATTTGGCACTGGTGTTGCCCTTTCTGACCATCATTTGCTGTTGCAGTTTATAATGCAGAGAGTTTTGAGTATGTAATGATCATGGCTCACTTTGGTGTCAAAGCCATAGATTTAAAGGGTCACTGCCAGACTGCTTCCTTCTGCACACAGGGTTACTCTCTAGAAAATACAGCTTATAATGAAAAAGATGTAGAGTTGGCTTATggttgttaatttttttataggTAGGCTTTCTGGGAATTTATCCCTTCAagagatgagaaaaaaaattagagattcATTTTCAGAGTTCATAAGCAATCACCTGTGTTGGATGCCTTAATAATTGGCTATTGATGACTTATGAACTGATAGGTTCTAGTGAGGGGGAGGGGATGCCAGAATGATTCCAGTTGAAATCTGTAAATCTAAACTGTTGGATGCATTGGATGCAACTTATGCTGTAGACTAGAGATTTAACAAACATCATGAACCAACGGTTTAGATTTACAGATTTCAATGATTTCAgttggaatcattccagcctCTCTATCCCTCTAGTGGGGTATTATTTGTGGTTATGCATTTGAAAAATGAGTAATGTGCGTAACATAGCTTTGATAGTTTAAATGTTTCTTGTGGAAATATACTGAAAGGGTTGTACTGAAAATTTTCCAAATCccgtccaaaaaaaaaaagatgggatGGGATCCTACCCGTCTTCTGCTCCGTAAGGGTATTAACGTATTAAAACCTCAACGATCCCTGTCGAAATAACAGGTGAGGATTTACTAGAGCATATACCAACATGTCAAGTGTGATAGAATACTCTCTCATCTCATTTTAGATCTTGATAACATGTCCTTTTTATCGTTTATAAATTAATCTTACAATGGTCGAAAAAGAACAAgaatctaagaaactaaatgcTATAATAATGAGACAAATTAATTAAGAGGCCGCCATAAAGAATACGGATCGTTACGTATCCATAatgaaatcatctataaaaattcataatttatgtGGCATGCTTATTAGGTAATATGACATAAtagctttttattttattttatttttaaactaaattttaaaatattttgtctctcaaaatacatattaatttcgaaaaaaattacatattcagattcaatatgtaaaactctttccaaaaAGATTCATTATTGATAGGTTTAACTTGAACGtttttaattacattgttttattacattatttttaaaataatatataaaaatctACAACacttaaaataatgtaattatgtaaaaaaaataataataataagggaTTGTGTTAGAAGAAGATAATTATCACATGATTATGGACGGTTGGATAGTATATTATTTCCGAGGAGAATGACAACTAacaaatattgttttaatatttattttaaaataaattacgATTGGAGAGCTTCCATAAAAGTGGGCGCAGCCTAGGCAACCGCCTTAATTGCAGGCGGCTCTATACGGCCCTGCCAGTGTCCTCGTGCTGAAGACATGGACGTGCGCCACCTGCCAAGTGGCGGCCGTCACATACGACTGGATTTGGACGACTTGGAGTTGGAGGACTAAAAGGGTCAAAAAATGAAACGTGGAGTGCTACAAAACCTCGAAATTCTCGCCTTCCTGTCTGTTCAGTCAAACTCTGACCGTCGAGCTGGACCAATAAGAACTCATAGAAGCCAACTAAAATCTAAAAACTTCTACTTTCCCAATAACCACAACCCACATCCACACTCAAACAAACTTCCTCCACGATTTAAGTCTGATTAATCTGGAACTTTCCCTCAATGATTTAAGTCTGATTAATCAGAGGAGATGTAATACAACAGTGGTAGATCAGATATATGTAGATCCATTCACAGTCGATTATGTTGAATTAGTAGTGATTTAGCGGCAAAGAAGAAATGGCTGGCTGTGCCGTCAAAGGAGGCTGCCCCACAGATTACTTGGCCATTGCCATATCCGTCGTCGCTTTCGTTCTGTACGTACCCAGTTTTACGTTCCTAGCTTAAGATACTGACTTGGGGGGGATTTCATTTCTTgttgttttgatgattttattcgCTGATGGGTTGTTGGTATACAAGGATGGTTGTACCAGTGGTTGTGTTTATTGTAGAAATTGTTCTCGTTAATTTTAAAATGTTGATGTCAAAGTGTTTGCCTTTATGTCTCAATGAATTAGTTTCAGTTGGGATGGTCGGATGCTGCTGTTTTACGGTACTCGAAGTCTGTATTATTGTGTGAAAAGTTTGGTATATGCTACTTGGTGATGAATAGTTTGTTCTTGATTGATTAAGATAAGAAATGGTGAAAGTTGGAAACTGTTTTGTAGCACGGACTTGCTTGTCTGGTTATTTGCCACTCGATATGTATTGTTATGATTTATTCCTCTTGTCTTAATTGTTAATGCAAATTTATGTTCTCTCATTATCAGGCTTCTCTGGCGGGCAATTTTTCCATTTTTGGTTCATAAGCTTCCTCGTAGTAATAGCAGTGCCTTTTGGATTCCTATAATTCAAGTTTTCGCTAGCTTCAACCTTCTGTTGTCGATTGTGGTATAACGTAGATTTTATCTCCATTTTGTTATCTTCTTTAATTGCCTAACCCTCCAAAAGTTGAATAATGGGTACTAAGCAGTGAAATATTCTTTGTGCAGATGTCTGTCGATTTCATTAATTTTGAAAGAAGGCACTGGTGGCAATCTTGCTATTTTTGGGCAGGTTAGTTACTTAAGTCTTAAATTGTCAATAGaacatattaatttttattccgTTTTGTCGGCCGCCACCTTTTTCTCTGGATGCTTATTTTTCACACAAGATTCTGAAGTATGATTCAATTCCAGGCTGGGTTGAAGGTCCCTTTGGATTTGGTCTGCTACTAGCCTGTCGCATAGCGCAGGCCTACCAACTATACTGCATATTTGTCAAGTAAGCAGACACTTTTTACTTGGTACATCAAATTTTGATTTACTAATTAATCATCCTTCTCAGCATGCAATTATCTAGCCACGAAACATTGATTTGAACCTGTTAGTGCTGTATCCCTCTAGTGAGATAGTGTCCTCTGGGTCAATTTTGGGCTTGGTGCCTCGACAGCATACATTTACCTGAAAGaaagagaccaagttttgtttgttgCAAATAGTGGTAACTTGCTATTAATATTTCAGGAGGCGACTACCCCTTATCAGATCTTATGTTTTTCTTCTGCTAACTCTATTGCCATGGATTGCTGGGGCTGCAGGTAAGAATTTTTAAACGAAGCATCTCCCTTTTGTTTATTCTCTGTTTTATTCCCTAGGAAATCTTATGAGATTGCTCTCTATTTCATGTCCAATACAAATTCATCGAGTGGACATTAGATGCATGCACCCGCATACAAGAGCCGCACATATTTCAAAATTATTAGCTCATTTGGACACTTTATAATGATCACTCAGActgttgaaaattttgtttctacTTACAACGAGACGATTCTCcatatttttttgtattctATATCCCTATTAGCAGCTTATGGATTCTTTGGAGCTAATTATTTGCACTGGAGTTATTTTTAACTCCTTAAACTTTCCTCTCTCCTATgcgatttctttttctttctatttgttTTCTTAATGAGAACCATTGTGTGTAGTTATCCATGTAAGGAAGGCTTTTAATGATCGGTGTCACATGGGGACTCTTTGGATCATCCCGGCTGTCTCTCTTCATACATTGTTTGTTGCTGCTTTGGTTGGATTCACAGCAGCAATACGACATATAGAATTCAGATTTGATGAACTCAGGGACCTGTGGCGGGGAATTCTCGTTTTGGCATCAGCCATTGGTACTTCTCTGTTAGTAACTATACAAATTATTGTAATTCATATGTCTGATGGTAGTATTATTTATACAGAACAAATcatgatttttatttaattagttgaTTAGTCATTTGCTTCAAAATCAACCAGTGTCTTGTGAAATGGAAATTGCTGCTGGACAATCTTAATACATAATGGTCTCAATTCTAGTATTAACATTGTTGGAAGTCGTTTCCTAGTTTTGGATCCATTTTGTCCTTTTGAAAGGAAGCAATGCATTGTTGGCGGATTGGGGATTACAGATGTAATGTGGTCATCATACTTCTGGCCAGAAAACTGTGATGTCCTGAAAATTAACATGGTGTTAGGTTAGATGGATAGTATGATGCCCTAATTATTACAGGATACCCGTTTACGCTTTGTGTTTTAACTTGTCATCTTTTCATACGTTTCAGGAGTATGGGTTACTTCTTATATTCTGAATGAAATTCATGATGACATTTCATGGCTTCAGGTCGTCTCCAGATTCTTTCTTTTAATCGCGGTATGCTTGGGTTGTTTTCTTCCTTAAATCTTTATTTACATGGTGGTATTGCTAATTTATCGAGAATCAAGTGATAATATCTTCGGCTTATGTGTATTTGCTAACATTTGTCAGGTAATACTCCACAGGCAAGTATCCTCATAGTGGTTTTCTTCTCTATATCAAGCTCACAGCCTCTGCTATCACAAATTAGTTTGAGGAGAAAAGATTCAAAAGAGGCTATAGAATTTGAAAGAATGGGTCAGGCTCTTGGCATACCAGATAGTGGATTACTATTGCAAAGAGAACCAGCAGTTATAGATCCCAATGAGTCGCTGGATAAGCTTCTCCTTGGCAAAAGATTCCGTCAGTCCTTCATGGCATTTGCGGACAGGTTTTCTATTCCTTCCAGGGCTCCAGTTATTTGGATTTCACTATCAGGGTGATATATGAATATTTGTCTGCTAATTGCAGTTGTTTGGCTGGCGAGAGTGTGCATTTCTACGATGAAGTGCATGAACGTGATAAGATTCCTGTAGATGACTCTGTAAGAAGGATCTACATGTCACGACATATTATTGAGAAGTACATAGTTGCAGGTTTGTGCATTTCACTTATATAAATGTGCCGCTGAAGATTGATTGACTAGTTATGTATATATTTCTTTCAGTCTTGGGCCTTCCACATAGCAGCATTCATGCAACTAAAAGCATTTTCTATGAGCTGCTGATTGCTTATGTCAATACAATGATTTTTGGACGACTATCCCTCAAAACATTTTGTATGTGCTAGGGTTTGGCCATGTAGTGAGGTTCATCCATCTTCATttgcaaaagaaaacaatagatCTATTGCTAATTTTAAGCATTGTGCTTAATGGGCGCTTTTGATAAACGCATGTGGTCGCACACACAAAAGTAACACTCCTCACCTATCAACAATAGtattcctgtattgcatacagtttttttttaggttttttccTGGAGCATATGATACTTCATGATATTGCACACCCTGATACTTTTCAGAAATTTTCATTGCACAGGTGCAGCCTTGGAGGTGAACGTATCTCATCGAACGCGACAAGAAATCTTGATGACTTTGGATCTTACACATCCCAATCTATTTAATAAAGCAATAAATGAGTTGATACAACTAATGAAAACAGTAAGTTGTGTACTTCTTCCAATACTAAACTTGTATCTATATTAGTATGAACTTGTGTTTGCATGCATACCTAAACTATTCCTTTCCTCTTCACCTTATCTTGAAGAACTTGGCAAAAGATTACTGGTCATCCATGTTTTTCATCAAGTTCAAAGAAGAAGCCCGCATGAGATCTAATGACCATGATTTGGAACAACTTGGCGGCTGGAACTTTTCGCCTAGGTTGAGTTCTGTCCATGGTGTCGATGATCCATTTCACCAAGAACATTTTCTTAAGGGCTCTGGCCGCGAAAGTGAAGAATCAGACCAACAGTGAGTCTAATATGAACCCTTCTGCATATTCATCAAACGGATGCtaataccgttatactccattagATATAAGAAGGTCCAAAGTATAAGATAGAAACCATCATGGCAGCAAGTAGAGGAAACATATTTTTTATGTCACACTTTTGTATATTGTTGTGGTAGAACCATAATTTCTTGATGGGAGCATTAAACATGCAGAGTTGCTTCAGGCCTGTTTGCAACCCAGATATCTTTAAGATTTTCCTTATATAAATTCAGGTAGTTGAGGAAACATAGTTTATGTTATCCTGTGTATACAGAACGCAACCTTGTGATATTATTGTCATAATTTCTTTATGAAAGTTTGAACTTGCAGAGCTGCTTCAGACCAGCTTGTGAGTATGAAatataaatgcttctatataTTTAGGGTATCCATCAATACCAATAACTGAAGGGACCATCATGCACCATTGCCTCCCCCAATTTGTGCACTTTCCCTCATAAAAAAGTTGGCACCACTTTTATTGTATGTATCACAAATAATTTGTCTTTTGTCTGTCCTAAAAAtaggtattggcttcttttttaAGGAAGGAAAAtgatttttccttcaattttttcATTCCTATTTTAAATTCCATTATGCTGGCCGTTGGATGTTCAAAAGTCCTCTACACCTGTGGTTATGATCAATGAATACCAAGAATAGTATCATACAAGCTTGCTATTTGAATTAAGGATGTTCGTGATCGGTTTCGATCGAttattttttgacaaatttAACCGAAAAGGTGATCGGTTTTGTCAATTTATTTTGCTTTTTGTTGGtctttttggtttggtttttaatggagaaatgtatacattttttaagaaaaattaaaaaaccaaCAAGCCGATTTCGGTTTTGGCGGTTTTTTCAATAGCCATACTTTGGACATTTGATATATGTCTAAACTTGGGTCATCAAACTCAtacgcacataaatttttcatctAATTACAGAATAAGTTGAGCGAAATGAATGTCTGACGTAACACATGGATTGAGAATTAAATtgagagagatatatatatatatatataaagtaatAAGCGGGGATGAAAATGATaatgggctagtttggtagagcatttgcaaagtagcagatattctagcagaaatggtggtagcagaaatgttggacaattttagtagcagatatgctgcttgaatgctgggtaggtgtttggttgaatttttactattaacatttgtgttgtgtagcatattggataaattacgtgcaggggtattagacattttaattgtatacctgtatacaaacatacaaattttataaaatcaataaatgtatttaaattaattgaagaaaataataaattataaaataattaataaattaccaagttaattaaattatttggtAAGGGTATACATTATTTGGtaagttaattaaattttattaggtCATCTAGGGGTATATCTGGTAAATCAACAATATACTGGGGGCAAGATTGGGAAAAGCTggataaaaaatgtaaaattgttctttgatggagcatttcacaaagtagtataaatgctgcaaGAAATTGCCTCGGAATATGTGTcacaaattgttgtttggttgacatGGAGCATttagtataaatgctccaaaAAAGGCTGATCCAAACGGGCCAATAACTCAACACTCATTTCAATGCTATTAAATAACATCATACCCAAAAAAGGGTTGGTGTGTTCATAACCATATCATATGGATGTTCAGTGGTACATATCCCAATGTGTGTGGCTCTGTGAATGTGGGTGCAGATATGAATATGCATATTTTTATACCGAAGAGAGCAGAGTTGGCAAAagcaaaaaaggaagaaaatgcaGTCCACATGCATCGACCACCTCAAAACACAACCTAtacactcctcctcctcctcctcctcctcctcctcctcctcctcctcctcctccttgttCAATACGTAAATGAGTTTATGGGATAAAGACACGGTACATACACCGACACAGTGACACCTATGACAGAAGCATTACAttacttttattttcttatgtaATGTAATCCTTTACGGTGGAGCTAAGAGGACTAATGTTCTGCTTAGTCAGATTGATTTTGGTAGCCTAATGTGAAGCAAACTACACCAGCTTAAACGGCTTATGGGTAATGAGTCAGTTTAtgggctctctctctctagtctctatcCACGACAGAAATATAAACCTAACTGACTTTGTTTTTATCGAGGAATTTTATGATTTGACGTCCCATAAATTCTCAACCATAAATTCCCAACTAACTgtttttaaaccctaaactcccAACTGTTTTGATCGCCTCACTCTCTAGTCTATTTGGATCCCCACAAAATGATTCATCCTCAGCTTTTTCCATCTCATGCTATACTTACTGAAACTCTATTTTCATAACCAAACTGGTGATGATGCAACGAAGGT
Proteins encoded in this window:
- the LOC120000841 gene encoding uncharacterized protein LOC120000841 isoform X1, which encodes MSLLTHYHTLQGGKFFGSLYDVKKQNPFPDRECVVRASAIRRKNLSVKKLSDDEQSRERAALRIHESSSDQRKVLVDGSSAEDDYLRVQEGSAMESVGVPSRNTVLQACIFTSALIGLLGLTIRQLSHVASVEGLPIHDCSMEVQFGFEMWHLELITGLVVLISSSRYLLLRTWPDFAESTEAANQQVLTSLQPLDYIVVAFLPGVGEELLFRGALLPLFGINIVSIAVVAAIFGALHLGSGRKYSFAIWATFVGFVYGYSTVLSSSIVVPMASHVLNNLVGGILWRYSLKSNQVDVK
- the LOC120000495 gene encoding regulator of G-protein signaling 1, translating into MAGCAVKGGCPTDYLAIAISVVAFVLLLWRAIFPFLVHKLPRSNSSAFWIPIIQVFASFNLLLSIVMSVDFINFERRHWWQSCYFWAGWVEGPFGFGLLLACRIAQAYQLYCIFVKRRLPLIRSYVFLLLTLLPWIAGAAVIHVRKAFNDRCHMGTLWIIPAVSLHTLFVAALVGFTAAIRHIEFRFDELRDLWRGILVLASAIGVWVTSYILNEIHDDISWLQVVSRFFLLIAASILIVVFFSISSSQPLLSQISLRRKDSKEAIEFERMGQALGIPDSGLLLQREPAVIDPNESLDKLLLGKRFRQSFMAFADSCLAGESVHFYDEVHERDKIPVDDSVRRIYMSRHIIEKYIVAGAALEVNVSHRTRQEILMTLDLTHPNLFNKAINELIQLMKTNLAKDYWSSMFFIKFKEEARMRSNDHDLEQLGGWNFSPRLSSVHGVDDPFHQEHFLKGSGRESEESDQQ